In a genomic window of Bosea sp. F3-2:
- a CDS encoding TRAP transporter substrate-binding protein, whose product MKKIAMSPSRRSVIAGAAAVPLVAILRWPAQAAEFELKYATGQDPTHPVNIRAQEALNRIREATSGRVDIKLFPANQLGSDTDLLAQVRNGSVDFFNLSSLILATFVPVSGITSLGFAFKNYDEVWAAMDGALGDHIRGEIAKTPIFAVSRIWDNGFRHVTSSTREIKTPGDLKGFKLRVPQAPPLTSLFKALEAAPSPINFNEVYTSLQTKVVEGQENPLAIIATTRLYEVQKTCSLTGHVWDGYWVLGNKRSFAKLPADLQALISREIDKSAADQRADIAKLSESLQTELKSKGITFIDVQQDDFRKALATTSFYSEWKQKYGETAWSLLEKVSGKLG is encoded by the coding sequence ATGAAGAAAATTGCCATGTCGCCCTCGCGCAGATCCGTGATTGCGGGAGCCGCTGCAGTACCGCTGGTCGCCATCCTGCGCTGGCCCGCGCAAGCGGCCGAGTTTGAACTCAAATACGCTACCGGTCAGGACCCGACCCATCCAGTCAACATCCGCGCGCAGGAAGCGTTGAACCGCATTCGCGAAGCGACCTCCGGACGCGTCGACATCAAGCTCTTTCCGGCGAACCAGCTCGGCTCTGATACCGATCTCCTTGCCCAGGTTCGCAACGGATCGGTCGACTTTTTCAATCTGTCGTCCCTGATCCTGGCGACCTTCGTACCGGTTTCCGGCATCACCAGTCTGGGCTTCGCCTTCAAGAACTACGACGAGGTCTGGGCCGCGATGGATGGGGCGCTCGGCGACCACATTCGCGGCGAGATCGCCAAAACCCCGATCTTCGCGGTCTCGCGCATTTGGGACAACGGTTTCCGTCACGTGACCTCCTCGACTCGCGAGATCAAGACACCCGGTGATCTCAAGGGCTTCAAGCTCCGCGTCCCGCAAGCGCCGCCGCTGACCTCGCTGTTCAAGGCGCTTGAGGCCGCACCGTCCCCGATCAACTTCAATGAGGTCTACACCTCGTTGCAGACCAAGGTTGTCGAGGGGCAGGAGAATCCGCTGGCGATCATCGCCACCACGCGCCTTTACGAAGTGCAGAAGACCTGCAGCCTGACCGGTCACGTTTGGGACGGCTATTGGGTGCTCGGCAACAAGCGCTCCTTTGCCAAGCTGCCAGCCGACCTACAGGCCCTCATTTCAAGAGAGATCGATAAATCGGCCGCGGACCAGCGCGCCGACATCGCCAAACTCAGCGAAAGCCTCCAGACCGAGCTTAAGTCCAAGGGCATCACCTTCATCGATGTCCAGCAGGACGACTTCCGCAAGGCGCTGGCGACAACGTCCTTCTATAGCGAGTGGAAACAGAAATACGGCGAGACAGCCTGGAGCCTGTTGGAAAAAGTTTCCGGCAAGTTGGGCTGA
- a CDS encoding TRAP transporter large permease subunit, whose protein sequence is MDTQRDGLEERVFVPSGPFARWLDRIDRVLGTLIEVPAALLVLAEVVVLLMGVIWRYVLHLPLIWSDELASILFLWLAMLGSIVALRRGEHMRMTAVVSALPARQRAFFDLIATAAAIAFLVLVLHPAYEFAADEAFVTTPALEIPNSWRAAALPVGIALMIVIGVVHMFRHAPAKEALLALAGVTAVVALAALAGTSLKSLGNWNLLIFFVGGVGAMVLLGVPIAFSFGLATFAYLSLTTSTPTIVVVGRMDEGMSHLILLSVPLFVLLGLLIEMTGMARAMVGFLASLLGHVRGGLSYVLIGAMYLVSGISGSKAADMAAVAPVLFPEMRARGAKPGDLVALLSATGAQTETIPPSLVLITIGSVTGVSIAALFTGGLLPGIVLGLALAVLVWWRYRNEDLSGVRRASAREIGKAFLISIPAIALPFIIRAAVIEGVATATEVSTIGIVYAVVAGLLVYRQFPWRKIYPILVYTAGLSGSILLIIGAATGMAWALTQSGFSQALAEFMKALPGGAFTFIAVSIVAFIILGSVLEGIPAIVLFGPLLFPIARQIGVHEVHYAMSVILAMGMGLFAPPFGVGYYAACAISRIHPDEGMKPIIGYLIALLVGLIVVVTVPWISVGFL, encoded by the coding sequence ATGGACACGCAACGGGATGGCTTAGAAGAACGGGTTTTCGTGCCTTCGGGCCCGTTTGCTCGGTGGCTCGATAGGATAGACCGCGTCCTGGGAACGCTGATCGAGGTCCCCGCAGCCCTGCTGGTGCTGGCCGAAGTCGTTGTGCTGCTCATGGGCGTGATCTGGCGATACGTGCTGCATCTCCCGCTCATCTGGTCGGACGAACTTGCCTCCATCCTGTTCCTGTGGCTGGCCATGCTCGGGTCGATCGTCGCGCTTCGGCGCGGTGAGCACATGCGGATGACCGCGGTCGTTAGCGCGCTTCCCGCGCGGCAGCGCGCATTTTTCGATCTCATCGCCACTGCGGCGGCGATCGCCTTCCTGGTCCTGGTTCTCCATCCGGCCTACGAGTTCGCAGCCGACGAAGCCTTCGTCACCACCCCGGCACTCGAAATCCCCAATTCCTGGCGCGCGGCAGCACTGCCCGTCGGCATCGCGCTGATGATAGTCATCGGCGTGGTCCATATGTTCCGGCATGCGCCGGCCAAGGAAGCGTTGCTCGCGCTAGCCGGGGTCACAGCGGTCGTCGCGCTCGCAGCCTTGGCCGGGACCTCTCTGAAATCTCTGGGCAACTGGAATTTGCTGATCTTCTTTGTCGGCGGCGTCGGCGCCATGGTCCTCCTCGGTGTGCCGATCGCATTCTCCTTCGGGCTCGCGACCTTCGCCTATCTGTCACTGACGACATCGACGCCGACCATTGTTGTGGTCGGCCGCATGGACGAGGGAATGAGCCATCTGATCCTGCTCTCCGTTCCTCTTTTCGTCCTGCTCGGACTGCTGATCGAGATGACCGGCATGGCTCGCGCAATGGTCGGCTTCCTGGCCTCCCTACTCGGTCACGTGCGCGGCGGGCTATCTTATGTGCTGATCGGGGCGATGTATCTCGTCTCAGGTATATCGGGTTCGAAGGCAGCCGACATGGCGGCGGTCGCGCCCGTGCTGTTCCCGGAAATGAGGGCGCGTGGCGCCAAGCCAGGCGATCTCGTCGCCCTGTTGTCAGCGACTGGTGCGCAGACGGAAACGATTCCCCCATCCCTCGTGCTCATCACAATTGGGTCTGTGACGGGTGTCTCGATCGCAGCCCTATTCACAGGAGGCCTGCTCCCCGGCATCGTGCTCGGACTTGCGCTGGCGGTGCTGGTCTGGTGGCGCTATCGCAACGAGGATTTGTCGGGCGTTCGCCGCGCTTCAGCCCGCGAAATTGGGAAGGCTTTCCTGATCTCAATCCCCGCTATCGCGCTGCCCTTCATCATCCGCGCCGCGGTTATCGAGGGGGTCGCCACAGCGACGGAGGTTTCGACGATCGGCATCGTCTATGCTGTGGTCGCCGGTCTGCTCGTCTACAGACAGTTCCCCTGGCGGAAGATCTATCCGATCCTGGTCTACACAGCCGGTCTGTCGGGATCGATCCTCCTGATTATCGGCGCGGCGACTGGCATGGCGTGGGCGCTGACGCAATCCGGGTTTTCACAGGCTTTAGCAGAGTTCATGAAGGCCCTGCCCGGGGGCGCCTTCACCTTCATCGCCGTATCGATCGTCGCTTTCATCATTCTGGGGTCCGTTCTCGAAGGCATCCCGGCCATTGTCCTGTTCGGGCCTCTGCTGTTTCCGATCGCGCGGCAGATCGGGGTCCACGAAGTCCACTATGCCATGAGTGTTATCCTCGCGATGGGCATGGGCCTGTTCGCTCCGCCTTTCGGTGTCGGCTATTATGCGGCGTGCGCCATCAGTCGCATCCATCCTGACGAAGGTATGAAGCCGATTATCGGCTACCTCATCGCCCTGCTCGTGGGATTGATCGTTGTGGTCACGGTGCCGTGGATTTCGGTTGGTTTCCTATAA
- a CDS encoding mandelate racemase/muconate lactonizing enzyme family protein, with protein MRIAAAESIRLAIPFSDGGRGEGMTPSTWNQLDTVLVRLESDTGLVGWGEAFAYFCAGAVKAMLDETVLPLLIGCEASDPASISDMLQRKLNLFGRYGITIFALSGVDIALWDMKGKREGVPISTLLGGRRRDAIPAYASLVRYGHAETAARFTRKALKDGYRHIKLHEVARSEIAACHAELGGASLMVDVNCTWRTEEAASMAGWLGDLGALWLEEPTFPPEDFEQLRQLRSPIPLSCGENLCTAWQFEALLAAGVVRYPQPSVTKVGGLSEVARIIELADKRDDVVIMPHSPYFGPGYLATLHICAALRKEPLFEYLYVWPESQIYDGLPEPKDGLIQPPRGPGLGLEPNIDIVRRYRIE; from the coding sequence ATGAGGATTGCAGCAGCAGAAAGCATTCGACTCGCGATACCTTTCTCCGACGGCGGGCGGGGTGAAGGCATGACGCCAAGCACCTGGAACCAGCTCGATACGGTGCTGGTGCGCCTTGAGAGCGATACCGGCCTAGTAGGGTGGGGCGAGGCCTTTGCCTATTTCTGCGCGGGTGCGGTCAAGGCGATGCTTGATGAAACCGTGCTGCCGCTTCTCATTGGCTGTGAGGCCAGTGATCCGGCTTCAATATCGGACATGCTGCAGCGCAAGCTCAATCTGTTCGGACGATACGGCATCACAATCTTCGCCTTGTCCGGCGTGGATATCGCGCTATGGGACATGAAGGGAAAGCGCGAAGGCGTGCCGATCTCGACCTTGCTTGGTGGAAGACGACGCGACGCCATCCCGGCATATGCCTCTCTAGTCCGCTATGGTCATGCCGAAACGGCAGCTCGCTTTACCCGGAAGGCTCTGAAAGACGGCTATCGACACATCAAGCTCCACGAGGTCGCTCGGTCAGAGATTGCAGCGTGTCACGCTGAGCTCGGTGGGGCTTCTCTAATGGTCGACGTCAATTGCACCTGGAGGACGGAAGAGGCCGCCTCGATGGCCGGTTGGCTTGGCGATCTTGGCGCGCTCTGGCTCGAAGAGCCGACGTTCCCGCCGGAAGATTTCGAACAGCTTAGGCAGCTTCGCAGCCCGATACCGCTGTCCTGCGGCGAGAACCTGTGCACAGCCTGGCAGTTCGAGGCTCTCCTCGCCGCTGGCGTCGTTCGGTATCCGCAGCCGAGCGTCACCAAGGTCGGCGGGCTTAGCGAGGTTGCTCGGATTATCGAACTAGCCGACAAGCGCGATGATGTTGTGATCATGCCGCATTCGCCCTATTTCGGGCCAGGCTATCTCGCCACCCTCCACATCTGCGCCGCGCTGCGTAAGGAGCCGCTGTTCGAGTATCTATATGTTTGGCCGGAGTCGCAGATCTACGACGGCTTGCCGGAGCCAAAGGACGGGCTCATTCAACCACCGCGTGGGCCGGGGCTCGGCTTAGAACCCAATATAGACATCGTTCGACGCTATCGGATCGAGTAA
- a CDS encoding NAD(P)-dependent oxidoreductase translates to MKPRLLITGAAGRLGTELASRLREGWDLTLLDRVAPLSGREGDRIIVGELGDGSVLAQAVSGASAVLHLACRHGEAATFADTLDTNYIATLALYEAAIAAGATDIVFASSNHGWGFYPRSAAPLPGNAPPRPDSWYGISKIWSEAVLAFLADSRGVRTTSLRIGFCGPAVPDERCTHMWIGFDDLAQLTRLALARRDAGHRAFFATGDCVEPFFDNSGAKALGFVTTQRAEHNLARPGIAGEGKAPGIAGEAFGGSYAAVNSQCAGSSRP, encoded by the coding sequence ATGAAACCAAGATTATTGATCACCGGAGCCGCTGGCCGTCTCGGCACCGAGCTTGCCAGCCGCCTCCGGGAGGGCTGGGACCTAACCCTGCTCGATCGCGTCGCTCCGTTGTCGGGGCGTGAAGGCGATCGGATCATAGTGGGGGAGCTTGGAGACGGATCTGTTCTTGCCCAGGCGGTGAGCGGCGCGAGTGCGGTCCTGCATCTCGCCTGCCGGCATGGCGAGGCGGCAACATTCGCCGATACGCTCGATACCAACTACATCGCGACACTGGCGCTGTACGAGGCGGCGATTGCGGCGGGGGCGACAGACATTGTCTTTGCGAGCTCCAACCATGGCTGGGGGTTTTACCCCCGCTCGGCCGCGCCGCTCCCTGGCAACGCTCCCCCGCGGCCCGACAGCTGGTACGGTATCAGCAAGATTTGGTCGGAGGCGGTGCTCGCATTTCTCGCTGACAGTCGAGGAGTGAGGACCACGAGCTTGCGCATCGGCTTTTGTGGCCCTGCGGTGCCGGATGAGCGTTGTACCCATATGTGGATCGGGTTTGACGATCTGGCTCAACTCACAAGATTGGCGCTCGCCCGCCGTGATGCTGGTCATCGCGCCTTTTTCGCTACGGGAGATTGCGTCGAGCCATTCTTTGACAACTCCGGCGCAAAAGCCCTTGGCTTCGTGACTACGCAAAGAGCAGAGCACAATCTTGCTCGGCCTGGAATCGCCGGCGAAGGCAAAGCGCCAGGTATCGCCGGCGAAGCTTTTGGTGGGAGCTACGCCGCGGTCAATTCACAATGCGCGGGGAGTTCCCGTCCATGA
- a CDS encoding transporter substrate-binding domain-containing protein, whose amino-acid sequence MSKNKLVVACFMALGLLIGVPAQAQTLDRITKSGTLKIAFDPSVPPWSYKDKNMQYAGYEYLVAEKFANDLGVKLEIVETNGANRIPLLITNKVDLVVAALTINDERKKVIDFSLPYGGTETAVSGPVDAKVSSPADLVGKRIAVARGTVMDNQLTAVAPAGVEIVRFEDESTAMTAVISRQFEYIAQAASQNRTIMGKDPSIKIEPKVILGTGMHGIGMRKGDQQLKARVDAWVKANMKDGTLEKLFEQAHGMPMPKRVVETATAP is encoded by the coding sequence ATGTCGAAGAATAAGCTTGTCGTGGCATGCTTTATGGCTTTGGGCCTGCTGATCGGGGTGCCTGCCCAGGCACAGACGCTGGATCGAATTACCAAGTCCGGCACGTTGAAGATCGCTTTCGACCCCAGTGTTCCGCCGTGGTCGTACAAGGACAAGAACATGCAGTACGCGGGATACGAATACCTCGTGGCTGAGAAGTTCGCCAACGACCTTGGTGTGAAGCTGGAGATCGTCGAGACAAACGGTGCAAATCGCATTCCGCTTCTGATCACGAACAAAGTCGACCTAGTTGTCGCAGCGCTCACGATCAACGACGAGCGCAAGAAGGTCATTGATTTTTCATTGCCCTACGGCGGCACAGAGACGGCCGTGTCCGGGCCCGTAGACGCGAAGGTCAGCAGCCCCGCCGATCTCGTTGGGAAGCGCATTGCGGTGGCCCGTGGCACGGTCATGGATAACCAGTTGACCGCCGTCGCCCCAGCAGGTGTCGAGATCGTACGTTTCGAGGATGAATCGACTGCCATGACAGCCGTCATCTCTCGTCAGTTCGAATACATTGCGCAGGCAGCGAGCCAGAACCGCACGATTATGGGTAAAGACCCGTCGATCAAGATCGAGCCCAAAGTGATCCTCGGAACAGGCATGCACGGCATCGGAATGCGCAAGGGGGATCAGCAGCTCAAAGCGCGGGTCGATGCTTGGGTAAAAGCCAATATGAAGGATGGCACTCTCGAAAAACTCTTCGAGCAGGCTCACGGAATGCCGATGCCCAAGCGCGTCGTCGAAACCGCGACAGCTCCCTGA
- a CDS encoding amino acid ABC transporter ATP-binding protein produces MSPIVNFVDMRKSFGDVEILKGVTFSVERGEVVAIIGQSGSGKSTALRCIDRLETIQGGELWVCGHALHEDKVDLKALRRDVGIVFQSYNLFPHLTAEENVALAPRLVAGKSHSEAGEIAATMLSKVGLADKRASYPEQLSGGQQQRVAIARSLAMQPKLMLFDEVTSALDPKLTGEVLRVMEQLASDGMTMILVTHEMKFARNVADQVVYMRDGRIHEMGGPEILVSPKTPELADFVAHEQ; encoded by the coding sequence ATGTCGCCCATCGTTAACTTCGTCGATATGCGCAAATCATTTGGCGACGTCGAAATACTCAAAGGGGTCACATTCTCCGTCGAGCGCGGCGAGGTGGTCGCGATTATCGGTCAATCCGGATCGGGCAAGTCCACTGCGCTGCGTTGTATCGACCGTCTGGAGACGATCCAGGGCGGGGAGCTTTGGGTCTGCGGCCACGCGCTGCACGAGGATAAAGTCGATCTCAAAGCACTCCGCCGCGATGTTGGTATCGTCTTCCAAAGCTACAACCTGTTCCCGCATCTAACGGCGGAAGAAAACGTCGCTTTGGCTCCTCGGTTAGTTGCCGGGAAAAGCCATTCGGAAGCGGGTGAAATCGCGGCGACCATGCTGAGCAAGGTGGGTTTGGCCGACAAGCGGGCCTCGTATCCCGAACAGCTGTCGGGTGGCCAGCAGCAGCGCGTGGCGATTGCGCGCAGTCTGGCGATGCAACCCAAGCTTATGCTCTTCGACGAGGTCACGTCGGCGCTAGATCCCAAACTAACCGGCGAAGTCCTTCGCGTTATGGAGCAGCTCGCATCCGACGGCATGACGATGATCCTCGTCACGCATGAAATGAAGTTCGCGAGAAACGTCGCCGACCAGGTCGTCTACATGCGCGACGGCCGCATTCACGAAATGGGCGGACCGGAAATCCTGGTTTCGCCGAAAACGCCTGAACTCGCCGACTTCGTCGCTCACGAGCAGTAA
- a CDS encoding amino acid ABC transporter permease, translating into MQALFLLSLLEGAFGTIVLSILTFICGGAVGFVVALARLSPIRPIALAAAAYIQIFQGIPLLVQMGLAYFGPILLGIDSIPPLGAATLAMSIFASAYLGQIWYGCLLSVAKPQWEAAETLGLNRWQRMTRVILPQSIRIATPPSVGFMVIIVKNTSVSSLVVGYHELTYNAKIINNATFEPFLYFGLAGLLYFMICYPLSVQSRSLERKFNVAHR; encoded by the coding sequence ATGCAGGCTCTGTTCTTGCTCTCGCTGCTTGAAGGCGCGTTCGGAACCATCGTCCTCAGCATATTGACGTTCATCTGCGGGGGAGCGGTTGGCTTCGTTGTCGCCTTGGCACGGCTTTCTCCAATCCGGCCAATCGCGCTGGCTGCCGCCGCGTATATCCAAATCTTCCAGGGCATTCCGCTGCTTGTGCAGATGGGTCTAGCGTATTTTGGTCCGATCCTGCTCGGCATAGATTCCATTCCGCCACTCGGCGCGGCGACTTTGGCAATGAGCATCTTTGCCAGCGCCTATCTTGGGCAGATCTGGTACGGCTGCCTTCTCTCTGTTGCGAAGCCCCAGTGGGAAGCAGCCGAGACGCTCGGCCTCAATCGCTGGCAGCGCATGACGCGCGTGATCCTTCCCCAGTCGATCCGCATCGCGACGCCGCCGAGCGTGGGTTTCATGGTCATCATCGTCAAGAATACCTCGGTCTCCTCGCTTGTGGTCGGCTATCATGAGCTGACCTATAACGCGAAGATTATCAACAACGCCACGTTCGAGCCGTTCTTGTACTTCGGTCTCGCTGGGCTGCTTTACTTTATGATCTGCTATCCGCTCTCCGTTCAATCTCGCTCGCTTGAGAGGAAGTTCAATGTCGCCCATCGTTAA
- a CDS encoding amino acid ABC transporter permease translates to MEYEFDFKAVLAYGPLFSQGAWTTLVLTFWATLAGFSFGTVCAVGRTSGPRWLQALVGAYVEIIRNTPLLIQAYFLIFGLASIGIRLPIMVGVVLAMVVNIGSYTTEVMRAGIESIKRGQLEAAECLGFSRAQTFLHVILKPAMERVYPSLVSLYVLLMLGSSVLSAVGVEELFGISNRVQSATYRNFEVFIVLGAIYLALTLVLRGVFWGLGQVLFPRRRKLGTAL, encoded by the coding sequence ATGGAGTACGAATTCGACTTCAAAGCCGTGCTCGCTTACGGGCCGCTGTTCTCCCAGGGCGCATGGACAACCCTCGTCCTGACGTTTTGGGCCACGTTGGCTGGCTTTTCGTTCGGGACTGTCTGCGCGGTCGGTCGCACGAGCGGGCCGAGGTGGCTGCAGGCCCTCGTCGGCGCATACGTCGAGATTATCCGAAACACGCCTTTGCTTATCCAGGCGTATTTCCTGATCTTCGGCCTCGCCAGCATCGGGATCCGCCTACCCATCATGGTTGGCGTCGTATTGGCGATGGTCGTCAATATCGGCTCGTATACGACCGAAGTGATGCGGGCGGGAATCGAGAGCATCAAGCGCGGCCAGTTGGAAGCGGCGGAGTGCCTTGGCTTCTCGCGTGCGCAGACGTTCCTGCATGTAATTCTGAAGCCTGCGATGGAACGCGTCTATCCCTCGCTCGTCTCGCTCTACGTCCTGCTCATGCTGGGCTCCTCCGTTCTGTCGGCAGTGGGTGTTGAGGAGTTGTTCGGCATTTCGAACCGCGTGCAGTCGGCCACCTATCGGAACTTCGAAGTCTTTATTGTGCTCGGGGCGATCTATCTCGCTCTGACATTGGTCCTGCGTGGGGTGTTTTGGGGCTTGGGCCAAGTGCTCTTTCCCCGTCGCCGCAAGCTCGGCACCGCGCTCTAG
- a CDS encoding FadR/GntR family transcriptional regulator, whose translation MMGLEFQEATEKPNRVGEIADRLREEIASGRYSVGAKIPTELKLSDIFQVSRSVVREAVASLRAEGLLRSRRGSGVFVERSTARIGPFTLSEHARISTIMEVLEFRIAVETEAAALAAQRSSPSQDEAIFQCNRDIQRALSLGLPTNDADFAFHLAVAEASGNSRFREFLEVMGNNGIPRLAIRGAGSEIAASLEHIFPEHDRIARAIANSDKNGAREAMREHLEASLRRYRDLMHLRPGH comes from the coding sequence ATGATGGGTTTGGAATTCCAAGAAGCTACGGAAAAGCCGAATCGCGTCGGGGAAATTGCCGATCGATTGCGGGAAGAAATCGCCAGTGGCCGCTACTCCGTCGGGGCCAAAATCCCGACTGAATTAAAGTTGTCAGACATTTTCCAGGTGAGCCGCTCTGTGGTGAGGGAGGCCGTGGCATCTCTGCGAGCGGAGGGCCTGCTGCGATCTCGGCGCGGTTCCGGCGTGTTCGTCGAGCGATCCACAGCACGCATTGGCCCCTTCACCCTCTCCGAGCACGCGCGCATCTCTACAATCATGGAGGTCTTGGAATTCCGCATCGCGGTGGAAACCGAGGCCGCCGCCCTGGCAGCGCAGCGGAGCTCCCCGAGCCAAGACGAGGCGATCTTCCAGTGCAATAGAGACATCCAGCGGGCGCTTAGCCTTGGCCTGCCGACGAACGACGCGGATTTTGCCTTCCACCTGGCCGTTGCGGAGGCATCGGGCAATTCCCGTTTCCGGGAGTTTCTGGAGGTCATGGGCAATAACGGTATCCCGCGACTGGCTATCAGGGGCGCCGGATCGGAAATTGCCGCAAGCTTGGAGCATATCTTCCCAGAACATGATCGTATTGCGCGAGCTATCGCCAACAGTGACAAAAATGGCGCTCGCGAGGCGATGCGGGAGCATCTGGAGGCCAGCCTAAGGCGCTACCGCGACCTCATGCATCTTCGGCCGGGGCACTGA
- a CDS encoding ribonuclease activity regulator RraA — MSDKVVISTETLAKLRKCGQGTLTTQLFRRGYRQQFLVGLTPLNRKAGSFAGEAFTLRFIPSREDKDWDLGDLKKRGEDNIQWEAVEAIESGQVLVIDSRNDPRAASAGNMLMTRMMRKGVAAAITDGAFRDGTEISEMPFPAYCRANTASTRPAYHRAIAMQEPIGCAEVAVYPGDIIVGDADGVTVIPRQLAAEVADAAYEQERREKFLFTKIDAGAPLFGTYPAGPETLAEYEAWLAAGNDL; from the coding sequence ATGTCTGATAAAGTTGTCATCTCGACGGAAACGTTGGCGAAACTCCGTAAGTGCGGCCAAGGCACTTTGACCACCCAGCTGTTCCGGCGCGGATATCGCCAGCAGTTTCTGGTCGGCCTCACCCCCCTCAATCGCAAGGCAGGCTCGTTCGCCGGCGAGGCATTCACGCTGCGCTTCATCCCCTCCCGGGAAGACAAGGATTGGGATCTGGGCGATCTCAAGAAGCGTGGCGAGGACAACATCCAGTGGGAAGCTGTCGAGGCTATCGAAAGTGGTCAGGTTCTGGTCATCGACAGTCGGAATGATCCGAGAGCTGCCTCGGCTGGCAACATGCTGATGACCCGGATGATGCGTAAGGGCGTCGCTGCCGCAATTACCGACGGAGCCTTCCGGGATGGCACAGAGATTTCCGAGATGCCCTTTCCCGCCTATTGCCGCGCGAATACGGCGTCGACGCGTCCCGCCTATCATCGTGCAATCGCCATGCAGGAGCCGATCGGCTGCGCCGAAGTCGCGGTCTATCCTGGTGACATCATCGTTGGGGACGCTGACGGGGTGACCGTCATCCCCCGCCAGCTTGCCGCCGAGGTGGCCGATGCGGCCTATGAGCAGGAGCGGCGCGAGAAATTTCTCTTCACCAAGATCGATGCGGGCGCTCCACTGTTTGGAACTTATCCAGCCGGTCCGGAGACGCTCGCAGAATACGAAGCGTGGCTCGCCGCGGGGAACGACCTGTGA
- a CDS encoding nuclear transport factor 2 family protein, with product MSASDNRAGKAEALIRHYFAMCNAADRQGLIDCFTADGVHYFPPGLPGAPWRGAEAIAEGWVNCVRNLGSRWTIEKVLCGADGHEAVIEWTHWKTAIGEVLRGDEWYIFNEDISRIREIRAYYASPVDKTVPVNRLHDFDYEGRGYALEPPSPAPKIV from the coding sequence GTGAGCGCGTCGGACAATCGGGCGGGTAAGGCTGAGGCATTGATCCGCCATTATTTCGCGATGTGCAACGCAGCCGATAGACAAGGCTTGATCGACTGCTTCACCGCCGATGGTGTCCATTACTTCCCGCCGGGCCTACCGGGCGCGCCGTGGAGAGGCGCCGAGGCTATTGCAGAGGGCTGGGTCAACTGCGTGCGCAACCTCGGCTCGCGCTGGACAATCGAAAAAGTCCTATGCGGCGCCGATGGCCACGAGGCAGTGATCGAGTGGACGCATTGGAAGACCGCCATCGGCGAGGTGCTGCGAGGCGACGAGTGGTACATATTCAACGAAGACATCAGCCGTATTCGTGAGATCCGCGCCTATTATGCGAGCCCGGTCGACAAAACCGTACCGGTCAATCGCTTGCATGACTTCGATTACGAAGGCCGTGGCTATGCGCTTGAGCCGCCGAGCCCCGCACCGAAGATCGTTTAG
- a CDS encoding YciI family protein → MHFAIIARDSRAADTLARRLAAREEHLEGIHRMKAEGTIVDGGAILGDDGTMMGSIVLCDFPDRAALDAYLSSEIYAREKVWGEIEIVPFRRVAWKS, encoded by the coding sequence ATGCACTTCGCCATCATCGCCCGGGACTCCCGAGCGGCAGACACTCTCGCCCGCCGCCTCGCTGCGCGCGAAGAGCATCTCGAAGGCATTCATCGTATGAAGGCCGAAGGTACGATCGTCGATGGCGGCGCCATCCTTGGTGACGACGGTACGATGATGGGATCGATCGTCCTGTGCGACTTCCCTGACCGCGCTGCACTGGACGCGTATCTATCCTCGGAAATCTACGCCCGCGAGAAGGTCTGGGGCGAGATCGAAATCGTCCCCTTCCGGCGCGTTGCCTGGAAAAGCTGA